The nucleotide sequence CCCTTATTTTTTCTCTAGCATATTTTCCGAAAATGTCTTCAACATACTCAACTTCCCTACCAATCAACGAGCTTAAGATTTCAGCGTGCTGTTCTGTTGTTATGTAGTCCTCGTTATATGGTTTGCTTTGATGGGTGGCGATTACAACTTTTGCATTATGTTCGAGAAGATAAAGCAAAGTAGGTAAAATGGCTCTAAACCTTGCATCACTTATAATTTTACCATTTTTCACAGGAGAATTTAAATCCACTCGCAGAAAGACCGTTTTGTTATGATAACTGAAATCCACAAGTCTGAACATTTCATCACCAAGAATATGTCAATAAAAAGCAGATTAAAAGATTATCTTATACACTTTGGGTGATAACATATAGAAAATCGTAAGGAAAATTCAAAAAGTTAAGTCATTAGAAGGTTCTCAATGAGCTTTATTGCTTCCACAATTTTAACTTCTGGCTTTTCTTCCCCCTTTGGAAGTTCGAGGTTTATGACCAATCTTTCTTCTCTTCCTTCCTCTTCAAGGTCATAGACCTCAAGCTCTTCTATATCAACATCTTCAAAGAGACTTTCAACTTCGGGGCCGATTATCTTTTTATCATTTCCATAAACTTCAACTCTCACAACATCATCTTTTGATGATGTTAGAACCACTATTTCATAATCCCCGACTTTCTTAGTGAAGCGTATCATATTGCCATATCCGATTATCTCCTCTTTAAATCCTAATTTTTTCATTGTAGCCCTTATTGTATCCACTTTTGCCTTCATCTTCCTCAAAATTCTCTCCTTAAGCTTATAGCTCTCTTCAAGAGCCTTTTTAATACCCTCACCAGCTTTTTCAATCTCACCCTCCCAAATGCCAATGAGCTTTAAGCCTGAGGAAGTTGATCTGAGCTCAATCTTTAAGCTGTCAACATCAAAATCTCTCAAATCATCTATTTTAAGCTCGCTAAGTCTTAGGATTTCAAATTCAATTCTAACAATGTTTCCAAAGGCTTTTCCCTTAAATTTCACGGGCATCACCCAAAGGAGAAAAACTGATAATGGTTTAAAAACTCTTCCCCTCTTGATATTGTAAAAAAGACAAAAGAAAGAAAGAGGATAAGCTCACTTTTTCCTCCTTATAAGCAGCGGGACCAATGCCAATCCAACAATCACCGCTGGACCGCATGTCTTGCTTGTTGTAGCTGTTGAAGTCTGTGCTGGAGAGCTTTCACTTGGAGTAGTCTCAGAGGTTGTTGTAGTTGTTGTCTTTGAAGTTGTGGTCGTTGTCGTTTTGCCCATGACTTTTTCGGCAACAGCCTTGTTGCCATAGAAGTCAACTGCAACTACTCTGATTGTGTATTCATCCGCATCGACACCAGGAATCTGAGCAAGGAAGTAGTCAACATTTGGTCCACCCTTAGTTGGCTCTGCTGGATACTTCTTAACTTCTCCATTGGCCTCTATCTCAACATATAGATCCTTGATTCCCAAGTTATCCTTAGCCTTAAAGTAAACCTTGAACGGCTTTCCTTTTATTGGCTTTGATGGTGATGTGTATGCGATGCTAACTTGTGGCTTCTCAGTGTCTTTGCCCTTTGTTATCACAAGCTCACTGACACCTTTTGGAACAGTGACTTCAAGGAGCATGTAGTGCTTGTCTCCAATGGTTCTTTCTCCCAAGACTTTGTATTTGACATTTGTGACAGCATCATCGACTTTTGCTCCCTCAGGCACAACAACTGCTATCTTACCTGTTGTTTCCTGATACTCATTTACAAACTTAATTGCTGAACCAAAATCAGTTGTGTGCCTAAACACTATAAACTCCTGTGGAACAGGGAATGAACTTATTGGACCAAAAATTGTGCCGAACATTTCTTCGATTCCTGGAAGCCTAACGTTTCCATTTTCGTCAATTTCTACAATTCTTGAACCATACCAGTTGTCTTTCTCTCTCTTATCTGGAGCACCAGTTGTTGTTGAGGTTACAAACCAGTGCTCATTTCCTTTCTTGTCAATATACACCTGAACGTAGTCTGCATGAACGTGTCCGCTCAAAACAAGCTTTATGTTGTACTTTTCAACATCCTCAAGGAAGCGTTTTGCAATGTCTTCACTCTTTCTCTCTGGCCCACCAATCCAGTACCAGCTCACGAGAGGAGCTATTGTCTCCCAGTCATCAAAGACACTAAGACCTTCAATTTTTCCGCTTCTTCCCTCTGGAGTCTTGTACCAGTATGGGTGGTGAACTATAATTATTGGTATTTTATCTGGGTTCTGCTCAAGTATTTTCTCCATCCACTCAAGCTGCTCCATAGTTGGATGTGATCTCTCATTATCAGAATCCAAGGCTATAATTATGAACTTGCCAATTGTGATATAGTAGATTGGTGGAGCAATTAATTTTGAGAAGTACTTTGGTGGATCATCGTGGTTACCCTTAACAATTATCGTTGGCTTTCCGGCAGCAATAGCGTTTTCCATTAAGCTAAGCAGATATCCATATGCTTTGCTGTCACCTGCGGTATCAACAACATCACCTGTTGCAATGATTACATCAACTGCCGGATTCATTCCCCAGTAAGTGAAGAAGCTGTCAGTTGCCATGTAGCTTGAGAGTGGAATTGCTCCTTCACCACACTTGAATATGCTTCTGCAGAATTTTTCCCCATTTACATAACCAATCTTTGCACCGCTTGTAACGTGAAGATCACTTCCATGAGCAATTCTGAGAACCTTTGGATACTCCTTGAGAATCCAGACGCCATTTGGAATAACCACTTCACCCTTGTTCGATTTGACAATCAGGAAATAATCATCCGGGACAACGTTCTCCGGGATTTTAACCTGAAGCTCATTGCCATTCTTCCCAACTATCTGGAGCTCATAGGGTCCATTAAGTACTGAGACTATTGAAAGGCTTGTTATTTCAACGCCATCTTGGGCTCTCATTGTAACTGTTTCGCCTGGAATTGCTACAATTGGAGCTCCTGGAGCAGGATATGCTAAAACATCAAGTGGGTAAAGTGTTTCTGCCTTAGCTGGTACTGTTGGCACTAATGAGAAAATTATAAACACCAGGAGCAAGCTCAATGCCTTCTTCATAGCATCACCGTAAAAAATTGTCTTTAGCAATATAAAACATTATCTAACACAAATTTGTGCAACTGAGGGAGAAAAAATTGGAGTATTTAACACTATGAGTTCCATCTAACAGAAATCAAAGCTAGTCCCATAATCTTCTCTGCAAGCTGACTTTTTCCACTTAATCTTTTGTATTCTTGGTATTTTTGCCAGATTTTTGAGTACAACTTTTGGGCTACTTCAACTTTATGCCTTCTTGTTGCAACAAATAGTCTCGTTAATTGAACTGCCATCTCCAGCAAAATATAATCCGCCCTACTGATAGGCTTTACAATTGAAGAAATTATCTCACCATAAAGCGGGATAAATTTGCATTTTAGCACTTTGCTTTTTCCAAGTTCATCTTCAATTTCACTCTCTTTAAATTCTATCTTGCCTTCAATCCAGCTTAACTTTTTGATTTTTCTGAGGGGTATTTTCTTTGCATCTTCAAATTCCAAATTAATTGGAAGGTTTAGCGCAGCTTTTACCAGAAGTTCAACATCTTGAGTTATGTGGACAATCCCAAAAGGATATTCCTTGATTTCCTGAAAGCTCTTTCCTTCAAAAAGCTTAAAATAGAAATAATTTCCTTTTCGGACTACTCCAATAGGAGTTATATTTGACTTTGTTATCAAGAGTACCTCATATACCTTATCTTCCTCAAATAAGTCCAAAACTTCCATATTATCACCCGAGCAAGAGGAAAGTTAAGAGAAAAGAGAATCAAAGTTGTTTCGGTAAAACAAGAATATCATCTCTGTTTATGTAGAATGTTACTGGACCTTGTGGTTTTAAGCCCATAACATCCTTATCGTTTATAGTTCTTGCAATGATTCTGGTTTCTCCAAACATTCCAACGACCTCAATAAAGAATCCATAGTACTCAATGAGATCAACCTTACCTTCAAGCTTCACTGCATTCTCAAGTGGTTTTAAGCTAATGCGCTCTGGTCTGATAACGATAACAACTTTGTCGCTCTTGTCAGTGTATGTCAATCCTTCAAGTCTGAAGTGCTCAAACTCGACAGTAACCTTGTCGCCCTGTCTCTCAACAACCTTTGCTGGAATTACGTTTGTCTTGCCCATAAACGATGCAACGAACTCTGTCTTGGGCTTCTCATAAATTTCCTTCGGAGTTCCAACTTGCTCTACGGTTCCAACGTTCATGACAGCTATTCTATCACTTATTGCCATTGCCTCCTCTTGATCGTGTGTAACGTAAAGGACTGTAATGCCAAGTTCTCTTTGTATTCTCCTGATTTCTGAACGCATCTCAAGTCTAAGTTTTGCGTCAAGGTTTGAAAGTGGCTCATCAAGTAGAAGTAACTTGGGCTCAACAACTATTGCTCTTGCTATTGCAACTCTTTGCTGCTGACCACCACTGAGCTGAGTAGGATATCTGTCCTCAAAACCTTCAAGCTTTACTAGCTGAAGTGCCCACTTAACTTTTCTGTCAATTTCTTCCTTTGGAAGCTTCTTGATCTTGAGTCCATAGGCAATGTTGTCGTAAACTGTCATGTGAGGCCAAAGAGCATAGTTCTGGAACACCAAGACTGCTCCTCTTTCACTTGAGCTTAAGTAGGTAACTTCTTGGTCATCAAAGAATATCCTTCCGCTGTCTGGGAAGTCAAGACCAGCAATGATTCTCAGTGTTGTGGACTTTCCACATCCAGATGGTCCAAGTAGAGTAAACAGCTCACCATGCTTTATGTGCAGATCAATTCCTTTTAATGCGACGGTTTCTCCGAAGGTTTTAACAATATTCTCAAGTTTGACTTCAACCAATTTTCTCACCTCATGTTAATCCTATGAATGCGTATCTTTGCTTGGTGATTATGTTAACCAACACAATTGAGAGTATCTGGACTGTAATTAACAGCACACCCAATGCCGCAGCAAGCTGAGCACTCCCTGCTGCTGACATCATGATGTCTTTCATGAATGCTGTAATCGGTGCATATTGCATATTGAGTGAACCTAATGTAATACCCACACTTGTCTCGCTCATTGAATAAACGAAGCTGAGCATTGCACCACCAAAGACGTTAAGTGAAATCAGTGGTAGCAAGATACCAGTTATTGTCTTCCATCTGCTTGCTCCAAGGTTCATTGAAGCTTCTTCGAGGGAGACGTGAACCTGCTGAAGCCCTGCATAGACGGAACGTGCTGAGAAAGGTAGTCTTCTGATTGAATACGCTAGTATGAGTACAAAAGCAGGATTGAAGCTGAAGATGTTTGTTGGGTCTAGTGGTGTGTTTGGGAACACCTGTGAGAAGAAATAGAAGTATCCCATTGCAACAACGATACCTGGAACAGCAATTGGTATTATGACCAAACTTTCAAGAACTGGGGTCAAGATTCCCTTAAATCTGCTGGTTGCATATGATGATGTTACTGAAAGGAGTATAATGAGTATAACAGCGGCACCTGAATACATAAGGCTGTTTATGATGTACCTCCTAACATCTGGATTAACAAGCATCTGCTTGACGTATTCTGTTGTAAATCCTTGGGGCAGCACAGTGACGCTCCACTGCTTGGAGAATGCCAATAGAATAACACCAATCTGGGGGAATATCGTGAAGAGCAACAGTGGGAGTAAAATGACATAAATGATTGCAGCTTGCCATGGCTTTGGCTTGCTCACTCTTGGCTTCCATCTTCCACCTTTACTGAGCATTGCGTACTGCCTCAAGCTGACGTACTTTCGGATTCCGAGGAATGCAAGTACAGCCAAAGTAAGCATTAAAATTGATAGTGCTGCAATCTCTGGGCTTCTCTCACCAAGACCATAGAGGAATTTGCTGAAGATTTGATATGACATTAGTTTCTTAGCTAATGGATCACCTTGGAAAACAATTGGTGCTGCCAAATCCTCAAGGCTAAAGATGAATACAAGCGTTGCACCAGCGGCTATACCCGGCAAAGCCAATGGAAATGTCACTGTTCTGAATAAGTGGAAGCCTTTGCTTCCAAGATTCTCTGCCTGCTCTTCTAATGTTGGATCAATGTTGATAAAGCTTGCATAGGCATTAAGATAGACTATTGGGTAGTATGTCATAGCCTGAGCTAAAACAACACCTGCCAAACCATCAATTTTAATCCTAAATGGCAGAATGTGGAGAAGATCATAGAAAATGTAGTTGATTAAACCCGTGTCAAGGAACATCTTCTTAATAACGTATGCATTAACGAATGGGGTAACCAACAGGGGAATAAAGAGGGCGACTCTAAAGAAGTTCTTACCCTTAAAGTCATATCTCGCCATGACAAAGGCGAAGATGGTACCCATAAGTGAAGCCAAAAGCGTCACGAGAGCAGCAACCACAAGTGAGTTGATTACAACTCCAAAGTCTATTCCTCTGATTAGATAGACAGTTTCTCCAGTTGCAGTAACAGTTTTTATGGCAAAATCTCCTTGAGGTGGAAATTGGACATAATAACTTGAAGTCAAAATGCTCTTAAACCAATACAGGGAAAAATGCCCCTCATGTCTAAATGCTATTGCCAGCATGGCTAATACGGGTACAATTAGAAATATCACTATATAGAGCAAGGGGAAAAGGTAGGAAAAGGAAACAAGGGGCTCAAACAGAGGAGTCCCAAAAAGTCTTTCACTCCATTTGCTTACCCTCATCCTTGCACCTCCGCCAGTACCTTATTGTATTTAGTTCTTGCAGCGTCTCTCCACTCTTGCATAAGTGTATCTTTGAATCCTGAATCCTTAATGAGCCTCTCATTTATCTTCTTTGCATACTCCTCAGTGAACGTAACCATCTGGCCTGTATCGGGGTCTTTAAACTGTATTGGGGCTAAGAGCTGTGCTTTAAGCTGTTCGTACTTTTCTTTGCTTATCTTTCCTTGTTTATAGGCCTGAACAAGAGCAACCCACGCTCTGTGAAGCTCCTGGTTTGCATCAACCAATGTAGCCTTGAAGTAGAACTGCATTGCATAAATCGTAGCCAAGGCTCTTGCATCATCAAACTGAATACCCTGGGTTTGCAAAGCTAATTCGTAGGCTTTCTTTAAATCTGGCCTCTTCTGCCCCTCTGGGGTGTCAAAGACTGCAGGATTTACTGGAAGCCTGTTAACATCTTCATTAAGCCAGATCTTTTGCCCTTCTGTGAGAACCCAGTAAATGAAAGCCTGTGCAGCTTCTGGGTGCTGGGAGTTCTTAAGCAGAGCAATTGGGTCACCATTAATAATACTCTCTCCCTTTGGAATTATATAGACACATGAAGGATTGAGTTTCATTGCAGTGTATCCGTAGAAGTCAATTGTGTTTCCAACAGCTATGTCACCAGCTATAACAGCCTCTCTAACAGCATCACTCGCATCGTAAATTTTCGAGTTTGCAGCTATGATTGTGAGAACCTTCCATCCTTCTTCCCAACCAAAAGCTTGGAGAATAATCTGATAAATCCTTGTGTTTGAGGTGCTCCTTGTTGGGTCAGCGATACCGACTTGTGGAGGGTCTAATGCAAAGGTCTCGCTTGCTATATCCTCCCATCTCTCTGGCATTGGAAGGTTCCATCTCTTGAGAACGTCTTTGTTTACTGTAAAACCGAATGATGAAAGTGCAGCTGCAATCCAATAAACTTTTCCATCGTCACCTTTTCTTACCATTGGCATTCCAGCAATATCTTCCTTTATTTGTGTCCCAAGAAGTCCAAGAACCTTCTCATCTGTAATTGGGGCCAAATAACCCTGCTTAAAGAGGTCATCAAAGAGCGTTGGTCCCCCACCCCATCCAATATCAGCGCCTTTTTTGATTAAAGCGGGCCACTGTGAATCTGGAGCTTTGATGAATTTAATGTTTACAATGTTATACTGCTTAGCAATGTCACTCTTTAGAAATGCCTCTTTTGCCAGCATTTGGATGGTAGTGTCATGTCTTGTTAGAACAATTAATGTTATACCTTCTCCAGGTTTTTTGGTTGTCGTTGTCTGCTCTTCTCCACCACCAATACATCCAGAAGCTATGCTAATGAGAAACAGCAGTACAAGTGAAAGAGCAATGCCTTTTTTCATTTTGGCTCACCTCTGATAGGGTTTTACAAAAGCTTCTTTAAATTTTTGCCACAAAAAAATGTTAAAAAATTAAAGGTTTAGAGAGAAAAATTCACTTTCTTCTTCTTAAGAGCAGTGGAATCAATGCTAATCCAACAAGAGCTGCTGGACCGCATGTTTTACTTGTTGTGGCTGGAGCTGAAGTGCTTGTTTCAGTTGGCTTTTCAGTCTCTGTTGGTTTCTCTGTTGTTGTCTCTGTTGGCTTCTCTTCTACCTTACTTGCCTCCTTGAGTGCCCAGTGGATGAAGTTTGTAACGAAGGTTGGACCATCAAGTGGAACTCCGTGATACTTTGGTGCCCATGTTGGCTCGTAGTCACCGTATGGTGATTCACCGCTAACGATGAGCAAGCTCTGCTTTCCGTTGTCGAACTTAACAAATTCAACTGCTAAGAGTGTAAACACTCCAGTGTCACCAGCCATGTATGCATTTGCTGGTGGGTCGTTGTTCTCAACGATTGTACCGTCTTTGGTTGTCTTTACAATTCTGTAAACATTCTCTGGTATGTTTCCATCAACGAGCTTCTGCCAGTTTCCATTGTCATCAACATAAGCAACAACGCCAGGACCGTGGTAGAGGACTTTTCCTCCGTTCTTGAAGCCCTCAGTAATCATGCTTGCATCTGGTGTGTTTGGATCTGGGTTAACAATACCCACAACTCTGTATCCCCTTCCAGCGTTGCTTGTTGGATCTTCAACTGAACAGAGGTCCAACCTAAGGTGTCCAACTCCAAGCTGGTCAAGAAGTGAGTTAACAGTGTCCTGAACCTGTACACCGCTTCCGTAATCGCTGTCACCAGCAATCCAGAGAACCTTTCCACCTTGCTTGAACCACTCTGCAATAGCTTGTATTTCATCTGGCTCGAATGGGCTTGATGGCTGACCGATAATAAGCATGTCAACGCCCTTGAGGGCATCAGCTGTAATTTTATCACCGAGGTGTGGGATACCTAAGGTGTCGGCGGCAGCTGGATCACCGAAGTATGCCCATTTTACATCAGTTATTGTCTTTACAATGCCATGTGCTAAAGTCTCATTGGTGTCTCTGTCAAGAACGTCTCCTGCAAGATACTTGTCATTTTCACCATGGGCTAAATCCACAGCAACGGTGGCTGCACTGGCAAAAGCGACTCCAAAAAGTCCAAACAGAACAAAAACTGACAATAGTATTGCAAGCTTCTTCATGGCGTTCACCAAAAATGTTTAACGTATAAAGCAGTTATAAATCTTATTGAACCCTCATTAGGTAACAATGTGTAGCAAAGTGCTTAAATTTATATTAGTAGATGTTGAGAAACCTAAACACTAAAGACCGCACTGAGGATTTGTGCATACACATTGATGCCCTGACAGTATGACAATTTTCAAATGCGTAAATTCCTTAAAGGATAACATCATCTTTGGCTTAGGTGGTGTGAATGGACATAGAGAAAAAAATTGAATTAATAACGAGAAACCCAACTGAAGAGGTATTGACCATAGAGAATTTAAGACAGCTTTTGGAAATGGGAGTTCCTCTTCAGCATTACATAGGTTTTGAGATAAGTGGTTATATTCATCTTGGCACTGGATTAATGGCTGGTGCAAAGATCGCAGACTTCCAGAAAGCTGGCATAAAAACAAGGATATTCCTGGCAGACTGGCACAGCTGGATTAACGACAAGCTTGGTGGAGACCTTGAAACTATTCAAAAAGTGGCTTTAACTTACTTCAAAGAGGGCATGAAGCAGAGCATCAAAGTTATGGGCGGTGACCCAGATAAGGTAGAGTTCGTCTTAGCTAGTGAGATTTTGGAGAAAGGCGACTACTGGCAGACAGTTATTGATATTTCAAAGAACGTTACTTTGAGCAGAGTTATGCGCTCCATTACAATCATGGGCCGTCAAATGGGTGAGGCAATAGATTTTGCAAAGCTGATCTATCCGATGATGCAGGTTGCTGACATATTCTACCAAGGAGTCAACATTGCACACGCTGGAATGGATCAGAGAAAGGCTCACGTTATTGCAATAGAGGTCGCTGAAAAGCTGAAGTACCACCCACTTATCTGGGAAGGCAAAAAATACAAGCCAGTTGCAGTTCACCACCACCTCCTGCTCGGATTACAGGAGCCACCGAAGTGGCCGATTGAGAGTGAGGAGGAGTTCAAGGAGATAAAAGCATCAATGAAAATGAGCAAGTCAAAACCGTATTCAGCGGTTTTCATACATGATACCCCCGAGGAAATCAGGCAGAAGCTTAGAAAGGCATTCTGTCCTGCAAGAGAAGCAAACTACAACCCTGTTTTGGACTGGGCAGAGCACATAATCTTCCGCGAGGAGCCAACTGAATTTACCATTCACAGACCAGCTAAGTTCGGTGGTGATGTAACGTACACAACGTTTGAAGAGCTCAAGAAGGACTTTGCTGAAGGAAAGCTGCACCCACTTGACCTGAAGAATGCGGTTGCCGAATACTTGATAGAGCTCCTCAAGCCAGTCAGAGAGTACTTTGAAAAGCACCCAGAGCCTTTAGAGCTGATGAAGGAAGTTAAGATTACGAGATGAATTTCTATTCCCGTCTTAATTTCCCTTTTCTGGTTTAATTGAGCTTAACTAAGTATCCAGAATTCCAGAATTGCAGACAGTTTGATTTATTACCAAGAGATTATTTTTGAGAAGTTTGCTCAGAAGAGTTTATTATGGTGCGGGGGCGGGGATTTGAACCCCGGAACCCCTACGGGACGGGACCCTCAATCCCGCGCCTTTGACCAGGCTCGGCAACCCCCGCTCAAGCCAAAATATTTCGGTTAAAATCAGCTTATAAAGTTTTCTATCCACTGTTACCGAAAAATTTATAAAATGCTTAACTCCCAATGATTTTGGACGCGGGCCGGTAGCTTAGCCTGGTTAGAGCGGCGGACTCTTAATCCGCAGGTCGGGGGTTCAAATCCCCCCCGGCCCGCCAACAAGCTGCACTTCTTCTGGAGTGCTTTCGGAGACAAGAAAATGAGTTTTGAGAAATTAGGACTCTCAGAAAATACGCTGGGAGCAGTCAGAAGAAAAGGGTTCTCGGAACCTACAGACATTCAGAGGGAAGTTATCCCTCTGTTTTTGAAAGGAAATGCAGACATAGTTGGACAATCACAGACAGGAACTGGAAAAACTGCATCATTCGCATTACCGCTTGTAGATGTTATCAACGAGTATGAAAGGGAAGTCCAAGCAATAATTTTAACGCCAACCAGAGAGCTTGCTCTTCAAGTAGCTGACGAGATAAAGTCGCTTAGAGGTAAGAAAAGGATAAGAGTTCTTTCAGTATATGGAGGACAGCCAATAGGTCCTCAGATAAGAACCCTTAGGAAAGGAGTTCACATAGTAGTTGGAACCCCTGGAAGAGTTCTCGATCACATCAGAAGAGGCACGTTAAGGCTTGATGGAATTCAATACTTCATCCTAGATGAAGCTGACAGGATGCTCGATATGGGTTTCATAGATGATATAAGAGCAATATTCAGAGAGACACCAAGAAATAAGCGTGTCCTTATGTTTTCAGCAACGATGCCCCGCGAAGTTTTGAGGCTAGCAAAACGATACATGGAGAAATATGAGCTGATAAGAACAAGCAGCGACGAGCCAGTTCCAGGACTTGTGGAGCAAGAGTATATTGAAGTTGTACCAGCAAGAAAAATATCTGTGCTGAAAAGAATACTAGACGGTGAATTTCATGGAATAATCTTCTGCCAAACGAAGAGAGAGACTAGGATACTGGCAGAAAAGCTCGCACATATGGGATACAATGCTGAAGCTTTAAATGGAGACATGAACCAAAGAAGTAGAGAAAGAACCTTGATGCGCTTCAAAAGACGAAAAATAAACATTCTAGTTGCCACAGATGTTGCTGCAAGAGGAATAGACGTTCAAGACATAGCTCACATTGTAAACTATTCCTTGCCACAAAACGCTGAAATGTATATCCACAGGATTGGCAGAACAGGACGAGCGGGCAAAAAAGGAAAAGCAATAACTTTCATCAAGCCGGGAGAGTATAGAAGGTTAAGATACATTGAGAGCGTTGCAAAAGTTAGCATAAAGAAATCAAAGCTTCAAGAAAGCATAGACAGAGAAAAGAGGAGAGACTCAAGAAAAAGATACTGAGATTTGTCAAGACTTGGCAATATCAAGAATTATTTTAAGGTTCTCCCCCTCTTCTCTTATCTCAATCCAAAACGCTGAATACTGTCCCAAATCAGCTCTAACTTCTGAGTCTGAGACTATACTGTCGTAGAGATAATTAATCAGCTGTTCATGGAATAGAGGGTTATAATATTCAACAAACTTTTCAAATCTGAATGTCCAGACTTTCCCTTCAGAATACCCCTTTGGCAATGTGCCTTGGAAAAGCTGCTGAAGTTTCTCATCAAGCCTTAAGTTTGGAAAGTTTTTCAAAATTATTGAAGACAAGCTCCCAGAAATTGCTTGTGCATCTACATTGGTGAACTTGTAATCTTGCTTTAGGAATTCTATCCCAGAAACAATCCCCAAGTTCTCTACTTCAGCACTGCCATTTACAAGCTTGATCTCATAAATTGTTGCATTTGAGATCGTTTTTCCTTTCTCCTTCCAGTATCGGTAATATGCGCCCAAGTCCATTGCGGGAGGGTGCTGATCTAGGACAAAGTACCAGCCCTCAATTTCTATTACTGCCACTGCATGCCCAACATCACTGTTCGTGAAGTTAATGCTGAAAATGTAAAGGGGAGAGTAGTTTATACTCAAAAGCAGTCCAGCTGTGAGAATTGAGTAATCAGTGCAAATGCCTTTTCCTCTCATTATCGTTTCATAGGGAGTTTGTATTGTGTTGTCTTTCCCCCTTACAATCTCAAAACTCCCGTTGCTGTATATTTTAATTTCTGGAGCTGGTAGAGATGCCTTTTTCCAGTCATATTGGATATGCTCTTTCTCCCACTCTAGGATGTTCCAAGCACTTTGCTGTAAGCTGTCACCTTTAAGCT is from Thermococcus paralvinellae and encodes:
- a CDS encoding metallophosphoesterase, producing MKKALSLLLVFIIFSLVPTVPAKAETLYPLDVLAYPAPGAPIVAIPGETVTMRAQDGVEITSLSIVSVLNGPYELQIVGKNGNELQVKIPENVVPDDYFLIVKSNKGEVVIPNGVWILKEYPKVLRIAHGSDLHVTSGAKIGYVNGEKFCRSIFKCGEGAIPLSSYMATDSFFTYWGMNPAVDVIIATGDVVDTAGDSKAYGYLLSLMENAIAAGKPTIIVKGNHDDPPKYFSKLIAPPIYYITIGKFIIIALDSDNERSHPTMEQLEWMEKILEQNPDKIPIIIVHHPYWYKTPEGRSGKIEGLSVFDDWETIAPLVSWYWIGGPERKSEDIAKRFLEDVEKYNIKLVLSGHVHADYVQVYIDKKGNEHWFVTSTTTGAPDKREKDNWYGSRIVEIDENGNVRLPGIEEMFGTIFGPISSFPVPQEFIVFRHTTDFGSAIKFVNEYQETTGKIAVVVPEGAKVDDAVTNVKYKVLGERTIGDKHYMLLEVTVPKGVSELVITKGKDTEKPQVSIAYTSPSKPIKGKPFKVYFKAKDNLGIKDLYVEIEANGEVKKYPAEPTKGGPNVDYFLAQIPGVDADEYTIRVVAVDFYGNKAVAEKVMGKTTTTTTSKTTTTTTSETTPSESSPAQTSTATTSKTCGPAVIVGLALVPLLIRRKK
- a CDS encoding DUF447 domain-containing protein, whose product is MEVLDLFEEDKVYEVLLITKSNITPIGVVRKGNYFYFKLFEGKSFQEIKEYPFGIVHITQDVELLVKAALNLPINLEFEDAKKIPLRKIKKLSWIEGKIEFKESEIEDELGKSKVLKCKFIPLYGEIISSIVKPISRADYILLEMAVQLTRLFVATRRHKVEVAQKLYSKIWQKYQEYKRLSGKSQLAEKIMGLALISVRWNS
- a CDS encoding ABC transporter ATP-binding protein — its product is MVEVKLENIVKTFGETVALKGIDLHIKHGELFTLLGPSGCGKSTTLRIIAGLDFPDSGRIFFDDQEVTYLSSSERGAVLVFQNYALWPHMTVYDNIAYGLKIKKLPKEEIDRKVKWALQLVKLEGFEDRYPTQLSGGQQQRVAIARAIVVEPKLLLLDEPLSNLDAKLRLEMRSEIRRIQRELGITVLYVTHDQEEAMAISDRIAVMNVGTVEQVGTPKEIYEKPKTEFVASFMGKTNVIPAKVVERQGDKVTVEFEHFRLEGLTYTDKSDKVVIVIRPERISLKPLENAVKLEGKVDLIEYYGFFIEVVGMFGETRIIARTINDKDVMGLKPQGPVTFYINRDDILVLPKQL
- a CDS encoding ABC transporter permease, whose translation is MRVSKWSERLFGTPLFEPLVSFSYLFPLLYIVIFLIVPVLAMLAIAFRHEGHFSLYWFKSILTSSYYVQFPPQGDFAIKTVTATGETVYLIRGIDFGVVINSLVVAALVTLLASLMGTIFAFVMARYDFKGKNFFRVALFIPLLVTPFVNAYVIKKMFLDTGLINYIFYDLLHILPFRIKIDGLAGVVLAQAMTYYPIVYLNAYASFINIDPTLEEQAENLGSKGFHLFRTVTFPLALPGIAAGATLVFIFSLEDLAAPIVFQGDPLAKKLMSYQIFSKFLYGLGERSPEIAALSILMLTLAVLAFLGIRKYVSLRQYAMLSKGGRWKPRVSKPKPWQAAIIYVILLPLLLFTIFPQIGVILLAFSKQWSVTVLPQGFTTEYVKQMLVNPDVRRYIINSLMYSGAAVILIILLSVTSSYATSRFKGILTPVLESLVIIPIAVPGIVVAMGYFYFFSQVFPNTPLDPTNIFSFNPAFVLILAYSIRRLPFSARSVYAGLQQVHVSLEEASMNLGASRWKTITGILLPLISLNVFGGAMLSFVYSMSETSVGITLGSLNMQYAPITAFMKDIMMSAAGSAQLAAALGVLLITVQILSIVLVNIITKQRYAFIGLT
- a CDS encoding ABC transporter substrate-binding protein, with the protein product MKKGIALSLVLLFLISIASGCIGGGEEQTTTTKKPGEGITLIVLTRHDTTIQMLAKEAFLKSDIAKQYNIVNIKFIKAPDSQWPALIKKGADIGWGGGPTLFDDLFKQGYLAPITDEKVLGLLGTQIKEDIAGMPMVRKGDDGKVYWIAAALSSFGFTVNKDVLKRWNLPMPERWEDIASETFALDPPQVGIADPTRSTSNTRIYQIILQAFGWEEGWKVLTIIAANSKIYDASDAVREAVIAGDIAVGNTIDFYGYTAMKLNPSCVYIIPKGESIINGDPIALLKNSQHPEAAQAFIYWVLTEGQKIWLNEDVNRLPVNPAVFDTPEGQKRPDLKKAYELALQTQGIQFDDARALATIYAMQFYFKATLVDANQELHRAWVALVQAYKQGKISKEKYEQLKAQLLAPIQFKDPDTGQMVTFTEEYAKKINERLIKDSGFKDTLMQEWRDAARTKYNKVLAEVQG